The Candidatus Wallbacteria bacterium genome contains a region encoding:
- the trmFO gene encoding methylenetetrahydrofolate--tRNA-(uracil(54)-C(5))-methyltransferase (FADH(2)-oxidizing) TrmFO, with the protein MLKTINVIGGGLAGCEAAWQLAGFGFQVNLFEMRPEHSSPAHCTGGLAELVCSNSLHSSAPTTAPGLLKEEMQLLNSLIIKTAFETSVPAGGALAVDRLAFSGKIEDSLSKLPQVKVFRQKINSLSEFSLPAVLASGPLSEGPLFSEISQITGDSNLYFHDAVAPLVAGESIDFAKSFWAGRYEQDADYLNLPMNHKEYDRFYQALINAESYPRREFEKSIFFEGCLPVEVIAGRGRETLCFGPLKPVGLTSDKSVKAIVQLRKEDSTNQAFNLVGFQTNLLIPEQKRIFRLIPGLENAEFLRFGKMHRNSYFNSPQILNQLEFIAIPGLFLSGQLTGVEGYCESASMGLAAAHYLYQKEKNVSIPFPPESSIGSLINHLSLKQKFFNPMNINYSLYPPLEGKVRLKSEKKELIRQRALASIKLYRQRLELV; encoded by the coding sequence GTGCTAAAGACTATTAATGTGATCGGAGGCGGACTGGCTGGTTGCGAAGCAGCCTGGCAGCTTGCCGGATTCGGGTTTCAAGTCAATCTCTTTGAGATGCGCCCTGAACACTCAAGCCCCGCCCATTGCACAGGTGGTCTCGCTGAACTTGTCTGCAGCAATTCACTGCACTCATCCGCGCCGACCACAGCCCCAGGACTCCTGAAAGAAGAAATGCAGCTCCTGAACTCTTTGATCATCAAGACTGCCTTTGAAACCAGTGTGCCTGCCGGAGGAGCTCTTGCGGTAGACAGACTTGCTTTTTCCGGAAAAATCGAAGACAGCCTTTCTAAACTGCCCCAAGTTAAAGTTTTCCGTCAAAAAATCAATTCTCTTTCCGAATTTTCCCTACCGGCAGTCTTGGCTTCAGGCCCTCTATCCGAAGGTCCTCTGTTTTCAGAAATCAGTCAGATCACTGGTGACAGCAACTTGTATTTCCATGATGCTGTCGCTCCACTGGTAGCAGGAGAGTCCATCGACTTCGCGAAATCCTTCTGGGCAGGAAGGTACGAGCAGGATGCAGATTACCTCAACCTGCCGATGAATCACAAAGAATATGATCGCTTTTATCAGGCTCTGATCAATGCTGAAAGCTATCCCAGACGGGAATTCGAGAAAAGCATTTTTTTTGAAGGCTGCCTGCCGGTTGAAGTGATTGCAGGGCGCGGTCGTGAAACTCTATGCTTTGGCCCTCTCAAACCGGTGGGGCTGACTTCCGATAAATCAGTCAAAGCGATAGTCCAGCTCCGTAAGGAAGATTCGACCAACCAGGCCTTTAATTTAGTAGGGTTTCAAACCAATTTACTGATTCCTGAGCAAAAACGAATTTTCAGGCTGATCCCGGGCCTTGAAAATGCCGAATTCCTCAGATTCGGTAAAATGCACCGCAATTCATACTTCAATTCTCCCCAAATACTCAATCAGCTGGAATTTATTGCCATCCCCGGCCTTTTTCTATCCGGACAACTCACAGGAGTAGAGGGTTATTGCGAATCGGCTTCCATGGGTCTTGCTGCTGCGCACTATCTTTACCAGAAAGAAAAAAATGTGTCCATCCCTTTCCCTCCGGAAAGTTCGATCGGTTCACTGATCAATCATTTAAGCCTGAAACAGAAATTTTTCAACCCGATGAACATCAACTACTCTCTTTATCCTCCATTGGAAGGCAAGGTCCGGCTAAAAAGCGAGAAAAAAGAGCTTATCCGCCAGAGAGCCCTGGCTTCAATCAAGCTTTATCGCCAGCGTTTAGAGTTGGTTTAG
- a CDS encoding glucoamylase family protein, whose amino-acid sequence MSISRICFALTAFLGAFSVSAALIPDNDDLFLDMVQHRTFNYFLECVNMENGLVMDRTGNFGKPDFDSSPATVAGTGFFLSSLIVGIDRGWIDRTEAERITLNTLRFFWEDFRNEHGFFYHFVDMKSGERVWTCEISSIDTALFLAGALHAAEYYGSGEIRDLADSIYRRVDWQWMTNGKNILCMGWRPEKGFISSYWNMYCESLIMYLMAIGSPTHPIPPTCWDGFARLVEKYGEFELISSPPLFTHQYSHVWVDFKNIHDKYADYFTNSVKATLANRRYCLDNSGTFHTFNENCWGLTACLGPDGYTAYGAPPGVAVCDGTVAPAAAGGSIVFTPAESIKVLRNILSSQSEKMWGRFGFTDSFNLDRNWFADYAYAINQGPILLMIENYRTGLIWHDFMKCAYITQAMQKVGFKPGKSGFLSQSLTRTHSKVYSREKRPELTTHSFRGQDFLNFDSPEWNSQGIAHFRLTQADLESGSLSHPDCYCDAKIAYTDKQLLIRVRVRDQELVSVHDTEEMQFDDCLEIFLDTEDNGLTWCGPKDFQIIVSPDQTLTDLRVRDFFHQVQLNITKAYRKSADGYEAILAIPRTETQMQENGIALTIGFHNLDKNSEGKMNWFFPRPCTLLGRINFQTEAIK is encoded by the coding sequence ATGTCTATTTCACGCATATGTTTTGCCCTGACGGCTTTTCTGGGAGCTTTTTCTGTGTCTGCAGCATTAATACCTGACAATGATGATCTTTTCCTGGACATGGTCCAGCACCGCACCTTTAACTATTTTCTTGAATGTGTAAATATGGAAAACGGACTGGTGATGGATCGCACTGGCAATTTCGGAAAACCGGATTTTGATTCTTCCCCGGCTACAGTAGCAGGGACAGGCTTCTTTCTCAGCTCCCTGATCGTCGGTATCGACCGTGGCTGGATCGACAGAACTGAAGCTGAACGGATTACCCTGAACACTCTCAGATTTTTCTGGGAAGACTTCCGCAATGAGCATGGCTTTTTCTATCATTTCGTGGACATGAAGAGCGGAGAACGCGTCTGGACTTGCGAAATTTCTTCCATAGACACCGCTCTTTTTCTCGCCGGAGCTCTGCACGCAGCCGAGTATTATGGAAGCGGAGAAATCCGGGATCTGGCAGACTCAATCTACCGCAGAGTAGACTGGCAGTGGATGACGAACGGTAAAAACATCCTCTGCATGGGCTGGCGGCCGGAAAAAGGATTCATCAGTTCATACTGGAACATGTATTGCGAATCCCTGATCATGTACCTGATGGCCATCGGCAGCCCCACACATCCGATTCCTCCCACATGCTGGGATGGCTTTGCCCGTCTGGTGGAAAAATACGGTGAATTCGAACTGATTTCCAGCCCTCCGCTTTTCACCCATCAGTATTCCCATGTCTGGGTGGATTTCAAAAACATCCATGACAAGTATGCAGATTATTTCACTAACTCCGTAAAAGCCACTCTGGCGAACCGCAGATACTGCCTCGACAATTCAGGCACATTTCACACTTTCAACGAAAACTGCTGGGGTCTGACCGCCTGTCTCGGTCCTGACGGATACACAGCTTACGGCGCTCCTCCAGGCGTTGCAGTCTGCGACGGGACCGTAGCTCCTGCAGCAGCAGGCGGATCGATCGTTTTTACTCCTGCCGAATCCATCAAAGTGCTCAGAAACATCCTGTCCAGCCAGAGCGAAAAGATGTGGGGCCGTTTCGGCTTCACAGATTCATTCAACCTGGACCGTAACTGGTTTGCTGATTATGCCTATGCCATCAATCAGGGACCAATCCTCCTGATGATCGAGAACTACCGCACTGGACTGATCTGGCATGATTTCATGAAATGCGCCTACATTACCCAGGCGATGCAGAAAGTCGGCTTCAAACCAGGAAAGTCAGGATTTCTCTCTCAGTCACTTACCAGAACCCACTCCAAAGTGTACTCCAGGGAAAAAAGGCCTGAACTTACAACCCACAGCTTCAGAGGTCAGGATTTTCTGAACTTTGATTCGCCTGAATGGAACAGCCAGGGAATCGCTCATTTCAGGCTGACTCAGGCAGACCTGGAATCAGGTTCACTCTCACACCCGGACTGTTATTGCGATGCTAAGATCGCATATACAGATAAGCAACTTCTGATCCGGGTCCGGGTCCGCGATCAGGAACTGGTCAGTGTGCATGATACTGAAGAAATGCAGTTCGACGACTGCCTGGAAATTTTCCTGGATACAGAGGACAATGGCCTTACCTGGTGCGGACCGAAAGATTTCCAGATTATTGTTTCACCGGATCAGACCCTTACCGATCTCAGGGTGCGGGACTTTTTTCATCAGGTACAGCTTAATATCACCAAAGCATACCGGAAATCTGCTGACGGGTATGAGGCAATCCTCGCGATTCCCAGAACTGAAACGCAGATGCAGGAAAACGGAATCGCTCTGACCATCGGATTCCACAACCTGGATAAAAATTCGGAAGGAAAAATGAACTGGTTTTTCCCCAGGCCCTGCACATTGCTGGGAAGAATTAATTTCCAGACAGAAGCCATAAAATGA
- a CDS encoding G5 domain-containing protein, translating into MLIPLSGNYRIRDILSLPLISFLVFLSFTIMFFIACDFLAPKCFVTIMMPDYKLSLLTRAGNVREALNDAGIDLEKNYLVIPDLTSALNSNCVIQVIKVQNQIVCQTSFLSPSTPEIKKTKLLAYGEQRVIWPEQQGKKITYYQETYFNYQMISKKIIKESVINEPQRKLILLGIGDQNLLDNLRLSFQRNGSSQSIQSEISPDSCLYAPGCGYLYFNGNKSNLPANLNLVIGDAAGNSPKAFYIF; encoded by the coding sequence ATGCTGATCCCTTTGTCAGGTAATTATCGGATCCGTGACATTCTCAGTTTACCCTTAATCAGTTTTCTGGTCTTTCTGTCATTCACGATCATGTTCTTCATTGCCTGTGATTTCCTGGCTCCAAAATGCTTTGTGACAATCATGATGCCTGATTACAAACTATCCCTTCTCACACGAGCGGGAAATGTCCGCGAAGCTCTCAACGACGCAGGTATAGATCTGGAAAAAAACTATCTCGTAATACCGGACCTGACTTCTGCATTAAACAGCAACTGTGTGATCCAGGTGATCAAAGTCCAGAACCAGATCGTCTGCCAGACTTCTTTTCTTTCGCCGTCCACACCTGAGATCAAGAAAACAAAACTGTTGGCCTATGGCGAACAGCGTGTAATCTGGCCTGAACAACAAGGAAAAAAAATAACATACTATCAGGAGACCTATTTCAACTATCAGATGATCAGTAAAAAAATCATCAAGGAATCGGTTATAAATGAGCCCCAGCGGAAATTGATTCTGCTTGGTATAGGCGACCAGAATCTGCTGGACAATCTGAGGTTGAGTTTTCAAAGGAATGGTTCATCGCAGTCAATCCAGAGCGAAATTTCACCTGATTCCTGCCTTTATGCACCAGGCTGTGGCTATCTTTACTTTAACGGGAACAAGAGCAATCTGCCGGCAAATCTCAACCTTGTGATTGGTGATGCTGCCGGTAATTCACCGAAAGCATTCTATATTTTCTAA
- the gcvT gene encoding glycine cleavage system aminomethyltransferase GcvT produces MKKTPLYEEMVKAKGRMVEFAGFMMPVQFSGIINEHMTVRKNVGLFDVSHMGEITVTGSDALKFVDFLVTNKVRSISDNQVLYSPMCHEHGGIVDDLLVYRFNSEKFLLVVNASNIDKDFKHIQTISKKFKVTVKNDSDNYAQIAVQGPKAIFVVAKLTEIDLDSISFYWFRETKISGFDCIVSRTGYTGEDGFEIYCSPKAAPSIWQNLMKAGTKYEIQPCGLGSRDTLRFENKLVLYGHELDDQTTPLNARLNWAIDWDSDFNGKNALLKEKEEGLRKKLVGLEMLTAGVPRQGYKVFDKDQEVGVVTSGCKAPFLDKFLALAYLKPELGEIDSRLFVEIHGKKLEAKVVKTPFYKKPALTKLAVQEKQAEA; encoded by the coding sequence ATGAAAAAAACTCCACTTTACGAAGAAATGGTGAAAGCCAAAGGGAGAATGGTGGAATTTGCGGGTTTTATGATGCCGGTTCAATTTTCCGGTATTATTAATGAACACATGACAGTCCGCAAAAATGTGGGCCTGTTCGATGTTTCGCACATGGGCGAAATTACTGTCACCGGCAGTGATGCCTTGAAATTTGTGGATTTTCTCGTCACAAATAAAGTGCGCTCAATCTCCGACAATCAGGTACTATATTCTCCCATGTGCCATGAACATGGTGGAATTGTTGATGATCTGCTTGTTTACCGCTTCAATTCAGAAAAATTTCTGCTCGTAGTAAATGCCTCAAACATCGATAAGGATTTCAAGCATATCCAGACCATTTCAAAAAAATTCAAAGTCACAGTCAAAAATGACTCTGACAATTATGCCCAGATTGCTGTTCAGGGTCCAAAGGCGATTTTCGTAGTAGCCAAGCTCACCGAGATCGACCTTGATTCGATCAGTTTTTACTGGTTCAGGGAAACAAAAATCAGCGGATTCGACTGCATCGTGAGCAGAACAGGCTATACCGGAGAAGATGGCTTCGAGATCTACTGCTCCCCTAAAGCTGCCCCCTCCATCTGGCAGAATCTGATGAAAGCCGGTACCAAGTATGAAATACAACCATGCGGACTGGGCAGCCGCGACACTTTAAGATTTGAAAACAAGCTGGTGCTTTACGGACACGAACTTGACGATCAGACAACTCCTCTTAACGCACGGCTCAACTGGGCCATTGACTGGGATTCGGATTTCAACGGAAAAAATGCCCTGCTCAAGGAAAAGGAAGAGGGTCTGCGTAAAAAACTGGTGGGACTGGAAATGCTTACTGCTGGAGTACCGAGGCAGGGATACAAAGTTTTTGACAAAGATCAGGAAGTCGGCGTTGTCACCAGTGGCTGCAAAGCTCCATTCCTAGACAAATTTCTGGCACTAGCCTATCTGAAACCGGAGCTTGGCGAAATCGATTCCAGGCTTTTCGTGGAAATCCACGGCAAGAAACTGGAAGCCAAAGTAGTGAAAACACCGTTCTATAAGAAACCAGCTCTGACTAAGCTGGCCGTGCAGGAAAAACAGGCTGAAGCGTAA
- a CDS encoding extracellular solute-binding protein, translated as MKNLLTILFCLLWAGLCSAGEITVWAMGAEGKLISAMTADFEKEYPDIRVKTQSIPWTGAHEKIVTSVVGGIPPDVCQMGTTWMSELNSMNALERLDDYLKASKTTVLENFFPGSLESCRRTDGVYGVPWTVDTRVYFYREDLFQKAGISNFPKTWDELSQATDAILSYKKQNNLPGYAISLPINDWQPYLLFLWQNGGSIMETGDTICRLDGPEAIEALSFYKSFFEKGATPRESAKDMDLFNAFESCYYPMFISGPWMVSEISRNKPGIDGLWKTAPMPVKKDHTSFIGGCNLVIFKDSKHKADAWKFIDFLSRPEVQAKWYAVSRNLPASIPAWEDQNIKSNGLLQAFREQLNCTKSPPAIPEWERIASLISQTMEKVIYDKQSAGEALHDASVSVNKMLSDRPAEQSTGFKTFLVSILSALLFGSAFFYLKPRLGETPGSKQAWIFLFPAIAILTIFLFIPLAASFIMSLTNWNVSAVNNPGRVVFIGLQNYIALFSDPVFWISLRNTLLFAVTGVPLNIITALIMAVAINQGVVRLKPFFRTSLFLPVITTMVAVAVVWRWLYNEEYGIFNWFCGLLGFGPFHWLSGPALALFSLIMMSVWKGFGYNMIIFIAALQSIPTEIYEAADIDGASRLQQFFRITLPMLSRTMVFVLVMTTIGYLQFFTEPYVMTEGGPLNSTMSVVLYMYNHGFKFYNLGYASSVAYVLCALICAFTVLQFKFSKKNDW; from the coding sequence ATGAAAAACCTGCTGACAATCTTATTCTGCCTGCTTTGGGCGGGTCTCTGCTCTGCCGGTGAAATCACGGTCTGGGCGATGGGCGCAGAAGGAAAACTGATTTCCGCGATGACTGCAGATTTTGAAAAAGAGTACCCGGACATCAGGGTCAAGACCCAGTCCATTCCCTGGACAGGAGCGCATGAGAAAATCGTCACCTCCGTAGTGGGCGGCATTCCTCCTGATGTCTGCCAGATGGGCACCACCTGGATGTCCGAACTCAATTCCATGAATGCCCTGGAGCGGCTGGATGATTATCTGAAAGCGTCTAAAACCACGGTTTTAGAAAACTTCTTTCCTGGTTCCCTGGAGAGCTGCCGCAGGACTGACGGAGTGTATGGAGTCCCCTGGACAGTTGACACCCGCGTCTATTTCTATCGTGAGGATCTTTTCCAGAAGGCCGGGATTTCGAATTTTCCAAAAACCTGGGATGAACTGTCACAGGCCACTGACGCGATCTTGTCCTATAAAAAACAAAACAACCTTCCCGGATACGCGATCTCACTTCCCATCAATGACTGGCAGCCGTATCTATTGTTCCTCTGGCAGAACGGTGGCAGCATCATGGAAACAGGCGACACAATCTGCAGGCTGGACGGCCCTGAAGCCATAGAAGCCCTTTCCTTTTACAAGTCTTTTTTCGAAAAAGGTGCCACTCCGAGGGAATCAGCCAAGGACATGGACCTTTTTAACGCCTTCGAATCCTGTTATTACCCGATGTTCATCTCAGGCCCCTGGATGGTTTCCGAAATTTCCAGAAACAAGCCGGGGATCGACGGACTCTGGAAAACCGCCCCCATGCCTGTTAAAAAAGACCACACTTCCTTTATCGGCGGCTGTAATCTGGTGATCTTCAAGGATTCGAAGCACAAGGCTGATGCCTGGAAATTCATCGATTTTCTAAGCAGGCCTGAAGTTCAGGCAAAATGGTATGCAGTCTCCCGCAATCTGCCTGCCTCAATCCCGGCCTGGGAAGACCAGAACATCAAGAGCAACGGACTCCTGCAGGCATTCAGGGAACAGCTCAACTGCACCAAATCCCCGCCTGCCATTCCTGAATGGGAGAGGATCGCCTCCCTGATTTCCCAGACCATGGAAAAAGTCATTTACGACAAACAGAGCGCAGGGGAAGCTTTGCACGATGCAAGTGTGTCAGTAAATAAGATGCTCTCAGACAGGCCTGCAGAACAATCCACTGGATTCAAGACTTTCCTAGTTTCCATCCTGTCCGCCCTGCTCTTCGGTTCAGCCTTTTTCTACCTCAAACCCAGGCTCGGTGAGACTCCAGGATCAAAACAGGCCTGGATCTTCCTCTTTCCTGCGATCGCGATCCTGACAATATTTCTCTTCATCCCGCTCGCTGCTTCATTCATCATGAGCCTGACCAACTGGAACGTTTCGGCGGTTAACAATCCTGGCCGGGTGGTTTTCATAGGGCTCCAAAATTACATTGCCCTGTTCAGTGACCCTGTTTTCTGGATCTCGCTCAGAAACACTTTGCTTTTTGCTGTAACCGGAGTGCCGCTAAACATTATCACAGCTCTGATCATGGCTGTTGCCATCAATCAGGGTGTAGTCAGGCTGAAGCCTTTTTTCCGCACCTCTCTTTTCCTGCCGGTGATCACCACCATGGTGGCAGTCGCAGTAGTCTGGCGCTGGCTGTACAACGAGGAATACGGAATCTTCAACTGGTTCTGCGGATTGCTGGGTTTCGGTCCTTTCCACTGGCTTTCCGGACCGGCTCTGGCGCTGTTTTCTCTGATCATGATGTCGGTCTGGAAGGGTTTCGGCTACAACATGATCATTTTTATCGCAGCCCTTCAGTCGATCCCCACTGAAATATACGAAGCTGCAGATATCGACGGAGCGAGCCGCCTGCAGCAGTTTTTCAGGATCACTCTGCCCATGCTTTCGCGCACCATGGTTTTCGTGCTGGTGATGACCACCATCGGATACCTGCAGTTTTTCACTGAACCCTATGTGATGACAGAAGGCGGTCCGCTCAACAGCACCATGTCCGTGGTTTTATACATGTACAATCACGGATTCAAGTTCTACAATCTCGGCTATGCATCATCTGTCGCCTATGTGCTCTGCGCCCTGATCTGCGCCTTCACTGTGCTGCAGTTCAAGTTCTCCAAGAAAAACGACTGGTAG
- a CDS encoding HD domain-containing protein, with amino-acid sequence MITKDQAQILINQHLKSENLKKHCLAASVIMKRLAAKFGEPESDWEIIGLLHDLDFDLTRDNPEKHSRLTEEILSREDFPRNYLDAIVAHNEMTGMIRKEKLDFALACAESITGLIVACALVYPDKKITSVQPKSIKKRMKEKAFAKNVSRETIMECEKIGVPFDEFVDLSLAAMGEIQDRLI; translated from the coding sequence ATGATTACGAAAGATCAAGCCCAAATTCTGATTAACCAGCACCTGAAATCCGAGAATCTTAAAAAACACTGCCTGGCAGCTTCAGTGATCATGAAAAGGCTGGCCGCGAAATTCGGAGAACCTGAGTCTGACTGGGAAATCATCGGGTTACTGCATGATCTGGATTTTGATCTCACCAGGGACAATCCGGAAAAACATTCCAGGCTGACTGAAGAAATATTAAGCAGGGAAGACTTTCCCAGAAATTATCTGGACGCGATTGTAGCTCACAATGAAATGACAGGCATGATCAGAAAAGAAAAGCTGGATTTTGCGCTGGCCTGTGCAGAGAGCATTACCGGTCTGATTGTAGCCTGTGCCCTGGTCTATCCAGATAAAAAAATTACTTCAGTGCAGCCAAAGTCGATCAAAAAGCGAATGAAAGAAAAAGCCTTTGCCAAAAATGTTTCGCGCGAAACTATCATGGAATGCGAAAAGATCGGCGTGCCGTTCGATGAATTTGTAGACCTTTCGCTGGCCGCAATGGGAGAGATTCAGGATCGGCTGATCTGA
- a CDS encoding ankyrin repeat domain-containing protein: MLLFLSSLCFGGSSQSSNDSREIVLLSDTSEAERIGSTQEILTAFLENNATKFAELLKTPLLVNVCQPLLPQLAYLAAGSGEIQMLECLLNAGCSVEIINCAFDSGQRVKNPDVLKYLLKRPEFPLSDFSMSKHENLYALLRESGDEELLMLMAAKGSLQLHPDILPAVKSVALARQLKLETWDKRLDVESPLCFVRNPEVAQYLIDCGHSPDHGEFPGQRPLAMTQSVDVAEVLIRNGAKFKSAPPVSMWGWEILTNVQKKEIAELLISLGCRYDFQDDWGEYPIHEAGISTTVLNLLLDKGMSPDLLDKKGLTPLFFFTDSVEKAGILLDHGADPFCRTPVQGSLKVEQEKTGYTLLHRSLRGDFVRLMVKHGLDPNLRGGEHNETPLHCATRLEVIEALISAGADVNARDDLGRTPLFNSLLGTEEIKFLLDKGADASAVDKDGHGILEFQPSPAQQELLRSAGAKGISCPLQKNRTVITDPLTFKKVLENGGDILAPFDFSSEKDGFSKHFEGQLPLLVLLEWRSLGVSSGQVDPQDRTYLDLIREFLDKGGDPKIKGKQGRNILELYPCLEVARMLEKKGFDPAKDITRLLERAVNEPANSEFIQYLLDKGGPGLKEAARYVAGRSNEIKNLTLLMDCLPEYVEMLTKFGIPINAADSEGRTALHYDVGRCGGSAAYSLKKVNSLLAAGADPRILDKSGNTVLHEAVSAFFHMWRDDGGGHDQSGYKIFLDLLKILKEAGSNPALKNKAGETALDVLNKKCLEKGFAGEKIEVIKKTLE; the protein is encoded by the coding sequence TTGCTTTTGTTTCTGTCGAGCCTCTGCTTTGGTGGTAGTTCCCAATCTTCCAATGATTCACGGGAAATTGTCCTGCTTTCCGATACCAGTGAAGCAGAACGGATCGGATCCACTCAGGAAATATTAACTGCTTTTCTGGAAAACAATGCCACCAAATTCGCCGAACTGCTTAAAACACCTCTGCTGGTGAATGTCTGTCAACCGCTTCTCCCACAACTGGCTTATCTGGCCGCAGGATCAGGTGAAATACAGATGCTGGAATGCCTGCTCAATGCAGGCTGTTCAGTCGAAATCATCAATTGCGCCTTTGATTCCGGACAACGTGTAAAGAATCCTGATGTTTTGAAATATCTGTTGAAAAGACCTGAATTTCCGTTAAGTGATTTCTCCATGAGCAAACACGAAAACCTTTATGCCCTTCTGCGCGAATCAGGTGACGAGGAACTGCTGATGCTGATGGCAGCCAAAGGCAGTCTCCAGCTTCACCCGGATATTCTACCCGCAGTCAAGAGCGTTGCACTTGCCAGGCAGCTCAAGCTGGAAACCTGGGATAAAAGGCTGGACGTGGAAAGCCCGCTTTGCTTTGTCAGAAACCCGGAAGTCGCTCAATACCTGATTGACTGCGGTCATTCTCCTGATCACGGCGAATTTCCCGGACAGCGTCCCCTGGCAATGACCCAGAGTGTTGATGTGGCCGAAGTACTGATCCGCAATGGCGCAAAGTTCAAATCCGCCCCACCGGTCAGCATGTGGGGCTGGGAAATTTTAACCAATGTCCAGAAAAAGGAAATAGCTGAATTGCTGATCAGTCTGGGTTGCAGATATGACTTTCAGGACGACTGGGGAGAGTATCCTATCCATGAGGCAGGCATTTCTACCACTGTGTTGAATTTACTTCTGGATAAGGGAATGTCTCCTGACCTCCTGGACAAGAAAGGCCTGACTCCTCTGTTTTTTTTCACTGATTCCGTGGAAAAAGCCGGCATATTATTAGATCATGGGGCTGATCCATTCTGCCGCACACCAGTCCAAGGCAGTTTAAAAGTGGAACAGGAGAAAACCGGCTACACCTTGCTCCACCGATCCCTGCGCGGTGATTTCGTCAGACTGATGGTGAAACACGGTCTGGACCCGAATCTCAGAGGGGGTGAACATAATGAAACACCATTGCATTGCGCGACACGCCTTGAAGTGATCGAAGCCCTGATCAGCGCCGGGGCAGACGTCAATGCCAGAGACGATCTGGGCCGCACACCCCTCTTCAACAGCCTGCTTGGAACTGAAGAAATAAAATTCCTGCTGGATAAAGGAGCTGACGCTTCAGCTGTCGATAAAGACGGGCATGGCATCCTGGAGTTCCAGCCGTCTCCGGCGCAGCAGGAACTGCTGCGCTCCGCAGGAGCTAAGGGTATTTCCTGTCCCCTGCAGAAGAACCGCACAGTAATCACCGATCCACTCACTTTTAAAAAAGTCCTGGAAAACGGCGGTGACATTCTGGCACCGTTCGATTTCAGCTCTGAAAAAGACGGTTTTTCCAAGCATTTCGAGGGGCAGCTTCCTTTGCTTGTTCTGCTGGAATGGAGATCTCTCGGCGTTTCATCAGGACAGGTCGATCCGCAAGACAGAACTTACCTCGATCTGATCAGGGAGTTTCTCGACAAAGGTGGAGACCCGAAAATCAAGGGCAAGCAGGGGCGGAATATTCTGGAGCTCTACCCCTGTCTCGAAGTGGCCAGAATGCTGGAAAAAAAAGGCTTTGACCCGGCAAAGGACATCACCAGGCTGCTGGAACGAGCTGTCAACGAGCCTGCCAATTCTGAATTCATCCAGTATCTGTTGGATAAAGGCGGACCAGGCCTGAAAGAGGCTGCACGATATGTCGCCGGAAGATCGAATGAGATAAAAAATCTCACCCTCCTAATGGACTGCCTGCCTGAGTATGTAGAAATGCTCACCAAGTTCGGGATTCCTATCAACGCAGCCGACAGCGAGGGCAGGACAGCTTTGCACTATGATGTCGGGCGCTGCGGAGGATCAGCAGCTTACAGCCTGAAAAAAGTAAACAGCTTACTGGCTGCAGGGGCAGATCCTCGCATTTTGGATAAATCGGGGAACACAGTCCTGCATGAAGCGGTCAGCGCTTTTTTTCACATGTGGCGGGACGACGGTGGAGGACATGATCAATCCGGCTATAAAATTTTTCTGGATCTGCTGAAGATTCTCAAAGAGGCAGGAAGCAACCCGGCATTAAAAAACAAGGCCGGTGAAACAGCCCTGGACGTGTTAAACAAAAAATGCCTGGAAAAAGGATTCGCAGGCGAGAAAATTGAAGTGATAAAAAAAACACTGGAATAA